In Triticum urartu cultivar G1812 chromosome 6, Tu2.1, whole genome shotgun sequence, the following proteins share a genomic window:
- the LOC125514087 gene encoding uncharacterized protein LOC125514087 — translation MDLKDSLSRFKQQQERCQSSLASIAASQASTTKPKHRAQPINAPSAPARPAQPIKFSNDTERLQHINSIRKSPVGAQIKLVIELLYKTRQAFTAEQINDATYVDINANKAVFDSLRNNLKVQYDGRRFSYKSKHDLEGKDQLLDLIRCHQEGLAVVEVKDAYPSVLEDLQVRICDPNSPEGDILCGFLVNQLLVNCLWYPDFVMFQSILQPCA, via the exons ATGGATTTGAAGGACAGCCTCTCCAGATTTAAGCAGCAACAGGAGAGGTGCCAGTCATCTTTGGCCAGCATAGCTGCAAGCCAAGCTTCAACCACAAAACCAAAGCACAGGGCCCAACCGATTAATGCTCCATCTGCTCCAGCAAGGCCTGCACAACCTATTAAATTTTCAAACGATACAGAAAGGCTGCAACATATTAATTCGATTAGGAAATCTCCTGTTGGGGCACAGATCAAACTTGTCATTGAACTGCTTTACAAG ACAAGACAAGCTTTTACGGCAGAGCAGATAAATGATGCAACTTACGTTGATATCAATGCTAATAAGGCTGTCTTTGACAGTCTGAGGAATAACCTCAAAGTACAGTATGATGGGAGGCGTTTCTCGTACAAG TCCAAGCATGATCTGGAGGGGAAAGATCAACTACTTGATTTGATAAGGTGTCACCAGGAGGGTCTTGCTGTTGTGGAAGTGAAGGATGCATACCCAAGTGTGTTGGAAGATTTGCAGGTGAGAATATGTGACCCTAATTCTCCTGAAGGTGATATACTTTGTGGTTTCTTGGTTAACCAGTTGCTAGTTAACTGTTTATGGTACCCAGACTTTGTAATGTTTCAATCAATCTTGCAGCCATGTGCCTAA